In a genomic window of Azospirillum baldaniorum:
- a CDS encoding potassium channel family protein: MDQILPDRRSSKAAGPAHTSRPRARRSWLTGAVLTALMQGMIALSIRSVSGDLAFALLGSVGLVVGAFHYLFPGSQFFSLALANFIGVYACVFVFFLESNFHSIPSHIQAAAFAIPLIAFLGGAWWRANTIRSIVMSRRLRDGGHFDRIFLWMAPVWGIGALTFLLPGREVSPEMLTAIFLLSMSAIGVVVALVARDIAVFLLDAGLLFEGFFQQAARLVLPAFAFLTFYSLCIIMFGAFYTILDRFMVEPNFIIDGVRRDLTFPEGLYFSLVTFATVGYGDIHPVTGAVRLICGIEIVMGVLLLLFGFSAIIGHAPPRDRRDRDRDGPL; encoded by the coding sequence ATGGACCAGATCCTCCCCGACCGCCGCTCCAGCAAGGCCGCCGGCCCCGCCCATACGTCCCGGCCGCGCGCCCGCCGGTCCTGGCTGACCGGCGCGGTGCTGACCGCGCTGATGCAGGGGATGATCGCCCTGTCCATCCGCTCGGTGTCGGGCGATCTGGCCTTCGCCCTGCTGGGGTCGGTCGGCCTCGTCGTCGGGGCCTTCCACTACCTGTTTCCGGGCAGCCAGTTCTTCAGCCTGGCCCTGGCGAACTTCATCGGCGTCTACGCCTGCGTCTTCGTCTTTTTCCTGGAAAGCAACTTCCACAGCATCCCGTCGCACATCCAGGCCGCCGCCTTCGCGATCCCGCTGATCGCCTTCCTGGGGGGCGCGTGGTGGCGGGCCAACACGATCCGCAGCATCGTGATGTCGCGGCGGCTGCGCGACGGTGGGCATTTCGACCGCATCTTCCTGTGGATGGCTCCGGTCTGGGGAATCGGCGCGCTGACCTTCCTGCTGCCGGGGCGGGAGGTGTCGCCGGAGATGCTGACGGCGATCTTCCTGCTGTCGATGTCGGCCATCGGAGTCGTCGTCGCGCTCGTCGCCCGCGACATCGCCGTCTTCCTGCTCGACGCCGGGCTGCTGTTCGAGGGTTTCTTCCAGCAGGCGGCCCGGCTGGTGCTGCCGGCCTTCGCCTTTCTGACCTTCTATTCGCTGTGCATCATCATGTTCGGCGCCTTCTACACCATCCTCGACCGCTTCATGGTGGAGCCGAACTTCATCATCGACGGCGTGCGCCGCGACCTGACCTTTCCAGAGGGGCTGTACTTCTCTCTGGTCACCTTCGCCACGGTCGGCTACGGCGACATCCACCCGGTGACGGGCGCGGTGCGGCTGATCTGCGGGATCGAGATCGTGATGGGTGTCCTGCTTCTGCTGTTCGGCTTCAGCGCCATCATCGGCCACGCGCCGCCCCGGGACCGCCGCGACCGTGATCGCGACGGTCCCCTCTGA
- a CDS encoding response regulator, with protein MHILAVDDDEPVRELLESYLASEGYRVTTAPDTAAAKKALESDPVDLVVCDLRLPDGDGLGLVRQIRTESHIPVIILSSKDQDVDRIVGLELGADDYLTKPFNPRELLARIKAVLRRVSGEGRPPRSPDDLRAVVQFANWELDLTAQRLRSQEGREVELTKAEFGLLAAFVKRPQRVLTRDQLLDLTRADGAEVFDRSIDVLILRLRRKIEANPKEPRIIKTERGAGYVFDAKVKTV; from the coding sequence ATGCACATTCTCGCGGTCGATGATGATGAGCCGGTGCGCGAACTTCTGGAGTCCTATCTGGCTTCGGAAGGCTACCGCGTGACCACCGCACCGGACACGGCCGCGGCGAAGAAGGCGTTGGAGAGCGATCCCGTCGATCTGGTGGTCTGCGACCTGCGGCTTCCGGACGGCGACGGGCTGGGGCTGGTCCGCCAGATCCGCACCGAATCGCACATTCCCGTCATCATCCTGTCGTCGAAGGACCAGGATGTCGACCGGATCGTCGGGCTGGAGCTGGGCGCCGACGATTATCTGACCAAGCCGTTCAACCCGCGCGAATTATTGGCCCGCATCAAGGCCGTGCTGCGCCGCGTCTCCGGCGAGGGCCGTCCTCCGCGCAGCCCCGACGACCTGCGCGCCGTGGTGCAGTTCGCCAATTGGGAACTGGACCTGACCGCCCAGCGCCTGCGCAGCCAGGAAGGGCGCGAGGTGGAGTTGACCAAGGCGGAGTTCGGCCTGCTCGCCGCCTTCGTGAAGCGCCCGCAGCGTGTGCTGACCCGCGACCAGCTGCTGGACCTGACCCGCGCCGACGGGGCGGAGGTGTTCGACCGCTCCATCGACGTGCTGATCCTGCGCCTGCGCCGCAAGATCGAGGCGAATCCGAAGGAGCCGCGGATCATCAAGACCGAGCGCGGCGCCGGCTATGTCTTCGACGCCAAGGTGAAGACGGTCTGA
- a CDS encoding DUF4139 domain-containing protein codes for MSGITKAALFTLAVPLLAAPALAADQPPGALALKRVLLSTGGVGYFEHEARVSGDAALTLEVRRDQVDDVLKSIVVYDDRGGIGTVDLPGQEPLETAFRELPFTPQDLASPTALLNAMKGAEVQTSGSRAVSGRLLSVTEEYTQLPNGGGTVTRNRVSLMTAEGLRQLVLEETDSLRFADPRVQAQLDSALAAVAVAAGKERRRLTIRTTAPQTDTGAERTVRVAYVVAAPLWKATYRLTLPESAKGAEGGTGDLQGWAVLENLSGDDWKGVELSVASGNPVTFRQALYSAYFVNRPEVPVEVLGRVLPPPDEGAVAADVMAKAQDSAVRSRAAAESGAPTAMAAPPPPAPAPAMSAPFAGAMPQRAAETTPAESTEATAQVLFRYPQPVTLANGGTMMMPITARAIPAERLSLYQPNTQPRHPLAALRLSNGDSGETGLPPGVLTLYERLGGAAAYVGDARLATLPAGESRILSFAVDQAVTVDRSEQPSRTLSRATLADGVLQLTVTDRQTTTYRIAGAAGEDRTVIVEHPRRSGWELVQPTGGATDGGAPDLTADAYRLPVAVPAGQTVTLTVALERPRIERFGISEMSPEQVRAYASSAELPPAAREALAKVATLRGAVADKERRVGELEREQADIGKEQERLRQNLATLPRDSDLFKRTIAKMGEQETRLDGLSRELATARKEADTARNTLRDQVRGMTF; via the coding sequence ATGTCCGGGATCACGAAAGCCGCCCTCTTCACCCTTGCCGTGCCGCTGCTGGCCGCGCCCGCCCTGGCGGCGGACCAGCCGCCGGGAGCGCTGGCGCTGAAGCGGGTGCTGCTGTCCACCGGCGGCGTCGGCTATTTCGAGCATGAGGCGCGCGTCTCCGGCGATGCCGCGCTGACCCTGGAGGTGCGCCGCGACCAGGTGGACGACGTCCTGAAGAGCATCGTGGTCTACGACGACCGCGGCGGCATCGGCACGGTGGACCTGCCGGGGCAGGAGCCGCTGGAGACCGCCTTCCGCGAGCTGCCCTTCACGCCGCAGGATCTCGCCTCACCCACCGCCCTGCTGAACGCCATGAAGGGGGCGGAGGTGCAGACCAGCGGCTCCCGCGCGGTGTCGGGCCGGCTGCTCTCGGTGACGGAGGAATACACCCAGCTTCCCAACGGCGGCGGCACCGTCACCCGCAACCGCGTCAGCCTGATGACCGCGGAGGGGCTGCGCCAGCTCGTCCTGGAGGAAACCGATTCCCTGCGCTTCGCCGACCCGCGGGTGCAGGCGCAGCTCGACTCGGCGTTGGCCGCCGTCGCCGTTGCGGCGGGCAAGGAGCGGCGGCGCCTGACCATCCGCACCACCGCGCCGCAGACGGACACGGGCGCGGAGCGCACTGTGCGCGTCGCCTATGTGGTCGCTGCCCCGCTGTGGAAGGCGACCTATCGCCTGACCCTGCCCGAATCGGCAAAGGGGGCCGAGGGCGGCACGGGCGACCTCCAGGGCTGGGCCGTGCTGGAGAATCTCAGCGGCGACGACTGGAAGGGGGTGGAGCTGTCGGTGGCGTCGGGCAACCCGGTCACCTTCCGGCAGGCGCTCTACTCCGCCTATTTCGTGAACCGTCCGGAGGTGCCGGTGGAGGTTCTGGGCCGCGTCCTGCCGCCGCCCGACGAGGGAGCCGTGGCCGCCGACGTGATGGCCAAGGCGCAGGATTCGGCCGTCCGCTCCCGCGCCGCCGCCGAATCCGGCGCCCCCACCGCCATGGCCGCCCCGCCTCCGCCGGCCCCGGCACCGGCCATGAGCGCGCCCTTTGCCGGCGCGATGCCCCAGCGCGCGGCGGAGACCACCCCCGCCGAAAGCACGGAGGCGACGGCGCAGGTGCTGTTCCGCTACCCGCAGCCGGTGACACTGGCGAACGGCGGCACGATGATGATGCCGATCACCGCCCGCGCCATCCCGGCGGAGCGGCTGTCGCTCTACCAGCCCAACACCCAGCCGCGCCATCCGCTGGCCGCTCTGCGCCTCAGCAACGGCGACTCCGGCGAGACCGGCCTGCCGCCGGGCGTGCTGACTCTCTATGAGCGGCTGGGCGGGGCCGCCGCCTATGTGGGCGACGCGCGGCTGGCCACCCTTCCGGCCGGCGAAAGCCGGATCCTCAGCTTCGCGGTGGATCAGGCGGTGACGGTGGACCGTTCCGAGCAGCCGAGCCGCACCCTGTCCCGCGCCACCCTGGCCGACGGGGTGCTGCAGCTGACCGTGACCGACCGCCAGACCACCACCTACCGGATCGCCGGCGCAGCGGGCGAGGACCGCACCGTCATCGTCGAGCATCCGCGGCGTTCCGGCTGGGAGCTGGTGCAGCCCACCGGTGGGGCGACGGATGGGGGCGCCCCGGACTTGACCGCCGACGCCTACCGTCTGCCGGTGGCGGTGCCCGCCGGCCAGACGGTGACCTTGACCGTCGCGCTGGAGCGCCCGCGGATCGAACGGTTCGGCATCTCGGAGATGTCGCCGGAGCAGGTGCGGGCCTACGCCTCCTCGGCGGAGCTGCCGCCCGCGGCGCGCGAGGCCCTGGCCAAGGTCGCGACCCTGCGCGGCGCTGTCGCCGACAAGGAGCGCCGCGTCGGCGAGTTGGAGCGCGAACAGGCGGACATCGGCAAGGAGCAGGAGCGGCTGCGCCAGAACCTCGCCACGCTGCCGCGCGACAGCGACCTGTTCAAGCGAACCATCGCCAAGATGGGCGAGCAGGAAACCCGCCTCGACGGCCTGTCCCGCGAACTGGCCACCGCCCGCAAGGAGGCCGACACCGCCCGCAACACGCTGCGCGATCAGGTGCGCGGCATGACGTTCTGA
- the ccoG gene encoding cytochrome c oxidase accessory protein CcoG: protein MQNLARSSSLPPPPSAPAPSSPASSTPAPFYASHQKIYPKAARGRFRRIKSALMVGLLALFMLLPWLRWDRGAGLPNQAILFDLDSQRFYLFALELWPQHIYYLTGAMILAAVGLFLATALAGRVWCGYTCPQTVWTDLYVKVEEWIEGDRGARIRLDNGPRNAGWLAKKTAKHVVWLLIALVTGASALFYFVDAPGYVADLLRFQPGPVATGWILFMTACTYAMAGFMREQMCVYVCPWPRIQAALLDDESLTVTYQDWRGDGRAPLRKEQSWAERSAEGLGDCIDCKACVQVCPTGIDIRDGLQMDCISCGLCIDACDDVMGRIGRPGGLIRYDTQSAQEAKAVARKPEPYRLVRPRTIIYSLVMLVVGGMMTLGVLLEPTVDVSVLRDRAPLYVTLSNGAIQNSYTVKISNMTRAPQGYRLTVSGPRGATVTAAGGGGADGPAPVLGAEPDTVQTHRVHVRAPAGAAVAGSMPLTLTLTRLSDGVAHHAETVFLAP, encoded by the coding sequence ATGCAGAATCTCGCCCGCTCGTCCAGCCTTCCCCCGCCGCCCTCCGCTCCGGCCCCGTCCAGCCCGGCTTCCTCGACCCCGGCTCCGTTCTACGCTTCGCATCAGAAGATCTACCCGAAGGCGGCGCGCGGCCGGTTCCGCCGCATCAAGTCGGCGCTGATGGTGGGCCTGCTGGCGCTGTTCATGCTGCTGCCCTGGCTGCGCTGGGACCGCGGCGCCGGCCTGCCCAACCAGGCGATCCTGTTCGATCTGGACAGCCAGCGCTTCTACCTGTTCGCCCTCGAACTCTGGCCGCAGCACATCTACTACCTGACGGGCGCGATGATCCTGGCGGCGGTCGGCCTGTTCCTGGCGACGGCGCTCGCCGGCCGCGTCTGGTGCGGCTACACCTGCCCGCAGACGGTGTGGACCGACCTTTATGTGAAGGTGGAGGAGTGGATCGAGGGCGACCGCGGCGCCCGCATCCGGCTGGACAACGGCCCGCGCAACGCGGGCTGGCTGGCCAAGAAGACCGCCAAGCACGTGGTCTGGCTGCTGATCGCCCTGGTGACCGGGGCCTCGGCCCTCTTCTACTTCGTGGACGCGCCGGGCTACGTCGCGGACCTGCTGCGCTTCCAGCCCGGGCCGGTGGCGACCGGCTGGATCCTGTTCATGACCGCCTGCACCTACGCCATGGCCGGCTTCATGCGCGAGCAGATGTGCGTCTATGTCTGCCCCTGGCCGCGCATCCAGGCTGCCCTGCTGGACGATGAAAGCCTCACCGTCACCTATCAGGACTGGCGCGGCGACGGCCGGGCGCCGCTGCGCAAGGAGCAGAGCTGGGCGGAGCGCTCGGCCGAAGGTCTCGGCGACTGCATTGACTGCAAGGCCTGCGTCCAGGTCTGCCCGACCGGCATCGACATCCGCGACGGCCTGCAGATGGACTGCATCAGCTGCGGCCTGTGCATCGACGCCTGCGACGACGTGATGGGCCGCATCGGGCGCCCCGGCGGGCTGATCCGCTACGACACCCAGTCAGCCCAGGAGGCCAAGGCCGTAGCCCGCAAGCCGGAGCCCTACCGGCTGGTCCGCCCGCGCACCATCATCTACTCGCTGGTGATGCTGGTGGTCGGCGGGATGATGACGCTGGGCGTGCTGCTGGAGCCGACGGTGGACGTCTCCGTCCTGCGTGACCGGGCGCCGCTTTACGTCACCCTGTCCAACGGCGCGATCCAGAACAGCTACACGGTCAAGATCTCCAACATGACCCGCGCCCCGCAGGGCTACCGGCTAACGGTCTCCGGCCCCCGCGGCGCCACGGTGACCGCGGCCGGTGGCGGGGGTGCCGATGGCCCGGCGCCGGTGCTGGGCGCCGAACCCGACACGGTGCAGACCCACCGCGTCCATGTCCGTGCCCCGGCGGGCGCCGCGGTGGCCGGCTCCATGCCGCTGACCCTCACCCTGACCCGCCTCTCGGACGGTGTGGCCCATCACGCCGAGACGGTGTTCCTGGCTCCGTGA
- a CDS encoding PLP-dependent aminotransferase family protein, with product MPPLPAPPTASQPIDWAPSLEDRSRPVYIAIADAIAADIGSGRLRPGDRLPPQRILADRLGIDFTTVSRAYGEARHRGLVDARVGQGTFVRKTGHVLPPFAAEPHTTVATVPLAVSMAMNQPPQPEDSAALTARMTRGIAAATAALGLPDLLRYPDGADSPDDREAAVHWLRHRLPGLTAERVLVAPGTQAALLALLSALARPGDTVCAEALTYPGFRAAAAQLGLRVVGVPMDVDGIDPDALRAALAEHRPKALYCIPTFHNPTTATMPEERRQAVAAAMRDHNVPIIEDDIYGPLPETAPPPLAAFAPELTYHVAGLAKCVSPALRIAYVAAPDARQARRVAVAQRATTLIAAPLSATIARLWIADGTAEAVRDAIRTEAMARRSLAESLLPAERIVTKREAFHLWLTLPDGWSGGEFTAHLRSRGISAVAAEAFATTPDVPAALRFCLGAPLDRDETRRALEILADALVLPPATAGVII from the coding sequence ATGCCGCCGCTTCCCGCCCCCCCAACCGCTTCCCAACCCATCGACTGGGCCCCCTCGCTGGAGGACCGCAGCCGGCCCGTCTACATCGCCATCGCGGACGCCATCGCGGCGGACATCGGGTCAGGGCGGCTGAGGCCCGGCGACCGGCTGCCACCGCAGCGGATCCTGGCCGACCGGCTGGGCATTGATTTCACCACCGTCAGCCGCGCCTATGGGGAGGCGCGCCACCGCGGGCTGGTCGACGCGCGGGTCGGGCAGGGAACCTTCGTGCGCAAGACGGGCCATGTCCTCCCACCCTTCGCCGCGGAGCCGCACACCACCGTTGCGACGGTGCCGCTGGCCGTCAGCATGGCGATGAACCAGCCGCCGCAGCCGGAGGATTCCGCCGCCCTGACCGCCCGCATGACCCGCGGAATCGCCGCGGCCACCGCGGCTCTGGGACTTCCGGACCTGCTGCGCTACCCGGACGGGGCCGACAGCCCCGACGACCGCGAGGCGGCGGTCCATTGGCTGCGCCACCGCCTGCCCGGCCTGACGGCGGAGCGGGTGCTGGTGGCGCCCGGCACGCAGGCCGCCCTGCTCGCCCTGCTGTCCGCCCTGGCCCGCCCCGGCGACACGGTCTGCGCGGAGGCGCTGACCTATCCCGGCTTCCGCGCCGCCGCGGCGCAGCTCGGGCTGCGGGTGGTCGGCGTTCCGATGGACGTGGACGGCATCGACCCCGACGCGCTGCGCGCCGCGCTCGCCGAGCACCGGCCCAAGGCGCTCTACTGCATCCCGACCTTTCACAACCCGACCACCGCGACCATGCCGGAGGAGCGGCGGCAGGCGGTCGCCGCAGCGATGCGCGACCACAACGTGCCGATCATCGAGGACGACATCTACGGCCCGCTGCCGGAAACGGCGCCGCCGCCGCTGGCCGCCTTCGCGCCGGAGCTGACCTACCACGTCGCCGGGCTTGCCAAATGCGTGTCCCCGGCGCTGCGCATCGCCTATGTGGCGGCCCCCGACGCCCGGCAGGCCCGCCGGGTGGCGGTGGCGCAGCGGGCGACCACGCTGATCGCCGCCCCGCTGTCCGCCACCATCGCCCGGCTGTGGATCGCCGACGGCACCGCCGAGGCCGTGCGCGACGCCATCCGGACGGAGGCCATGGCCCGCCGGTCGCTCGCCGAATCGCTCCTGCCGGCGGAGCGGATCGTCACCAAGCGGGAGGCCTTCCATCTCTGGCTCACCCTGCCGGACGGCTGGAGCGGCGGGGAGTTCACCGCACACCTGCGCAGCCGAGGCATCTCGGCGGTGGCCGCGGAGGCCTTCGCCACCACCCCGGACGTGCCCGCGGCCCTGCGCTTCTGCCTGGGCGCCCCGCTGGACCGCGACGAGACCCGCCGCGCGCTGGAGATCCTGGCCGACGCCCTGGTCCTGCCCCCCGCCACCGCGGGCGTCATCATCTGA
- a CDS encoding PaaI family thioesterase, producing MPKTFEPRDPDWEARCRAGFERQPICKTLGIELTRLEPGFCEMRLPFRADLTQQHGFFHAGMVSTLADNAGGYAGYTLMPAGSEVLAVEFKVNLMSPAKGEVMIARARVLKPGRTLTVTSVEISMLDGGVEKDCAIMQQTLFCQAPA from the coding sequence GTGCCCAAGACCTTCGAACCGCGCGATCCGGACTGGGAGGCGCGCTGCCGCGCCGGCTTCGAACGCCAGCCGATCTGCAAGACGCTGGGGATCGAGCTGACGCGGCTGGAGCCTGGCTTCTGCGAGATGCGCCTGCCGTTCCGCGCCGACCTGACGCAGCAGCACGGCTTCTTCCACGCGGGCATGGTCAGCACGCTGGCCGACAACGCCGGGGGCTACGCCGGCTACACGCTGATGCCGGCGGGCAGCGAAGTCCTGGCGGTGGAGTTCAAAGTCAATCTGATGTCGCCGGCCAAGGGCGAGGTGATGATCGCCCGCGCCCGCGTGTTGAAGCCGGGCCGCACCCTGACCGTCACCAGCGTCGAGATCTCGATGCTCGACGGCGGGGTGGAGAAGGACTGCGCCATCATGCAGCAGACCCTGTTCTGCCAAGCTCCCGCCTGA
- a CDS encoding 2-hydroxychromene-2-carboxylate isomerase — MADPIDFYFDFASPYGYFASRRIEELAAAHGRTVTWRPILLGAIFKVTGMKPNLQQPLRGEYLVHDVGRIARLTNAPFTYPDSAPANSVAASRAFYWLTDEHPEQAKLLARTLYHAHWGEGRDIGPAETVVEIAGTLGHDRAAVAAALQDQTVKDRLRAENDAAVDRGVFGSPFVIVDDEPFWGWDRLDMVERWLSTGGW; from the coding sequence ATGGCCGACCCCATCGATTTCTATTTCGATTTCGCCTCGCCCTACGGCTATTTCGCCAGCCGCCGCATCGAGGAGCTGGCTGCGGCGCATGGCCGCACCGTCACGTGGCGCCCGATCCTGCTCGGCGCCATTTTCAAGGTGACGGGGATGAAGCCGAACCTCCAGCAGCCGTTGCGCGGCGAGTATCTGGTCCATGACGTGGGCCGGATCGCCCGGCTGACCAACGCGCCCTTCACCTACCCCGACTCGGCCCCCGCCAACAGCGTCGCCGCGTCGCGCGCCTTCTACTGGCTGACCGACGAGCATCCCGAGCAGGCGAAGCTGCTGGCCCGCACCCTCTACCACGCCCATTGGGGGGAGGGACGCGACATCGGCCCCGCCGAAACGGTGGTGGAGATCGCCGGCACGCTCGGCCACGACCGGGCGGCGGTGGCTGCGGCCCTTCAGGACCAGACCGTCAAGGACCGCCTGCGCGCCGAGAACGACGCGGCGGTGGACCGCGGTGTCTTCGGCTCCCCCTTCGTCATCGTCGACGACGAGCCCTTCTGGGGCTGGGACCGGCTGGACATGGTGGAGCGCTGGCTGAGCACGGGCGGCTGGTAG
- a CDS encoding cytochrome P450, which translates to MHPIPRDASPDSTLALLSEGYRFVMNRCERHGSDIFETRLMLRKAICVMGEEAAGMFYEPDRFTRKGAMPITTLMLLQDRGAAQTLDGEAHRWRKRMLMALMEPENIRRLCGEVAAEWRAALPGWERAERVVLLDAVRAILCRAVCRWAGVPLAEEEAGPRTAEFAAMIDGAGAVGLRNWRGLLLRTRTERWARGLIEDVRAGRLVMTEGDAESRAIHAIATHRGLDGNRLDTVTASVELINILRPVVAIAQYVVFAAMALHEHPEQRAALQDASPEEVEHFVQEVRRFYPFFPLVAGRVRTPFDWRGHRFAEGTWVLLDLYGTCHDPRIWNDPERFRPERFRGREPGAFALIPQGGGGHLRGHRCAGEWITIEVVKTALRLLTREMRYSVPAQDLALDLSRMPAVPRSRFVITDVAPRRKADAVLDPPVALSRRAH; encoded by the coding sequence ATGCATCCGATCCCGCGCGACGCCAGCCCGGACAGCACGCTGGCCCTGCTGTCGGAGGGCTACCGCTTCGTGATGAACCGCTGCGAGCGCCACGGCTCCGACATTTTCGAAACCCGCCTCATGCTCCGCAAGGCCATCTGCGTGATGGGGGAGGAGGCGGCCGGCATGTTCTACGAACCGGACCGCTTCACCCGGAAGGGCGCGATGCCCATCACCACCCTGATGCTTCTGCAGGACCGTGGAGCCGCCCAGACGCTGGACGGCGAGGCGCACCGCTGGCGCAAGCGGATGCTGATGGCGCTGATGGAGCCGGAGAACATCCGCCGCCTGTGCGGGGAGGTCGCCGCGGAATGGCGCGCCGCCCTGCCAGGATGGGAGAGGGCGGAGCGGGTCGTCCTCCTCGACGCCGTGCGGGCGATCCTCTGCCGGGCCGTCTGCCGCTGGGCCGGGGTGCCCCTGGCGGAGGAAGAGGCCGGCCCCCGCACTGCGGAGTTTGCCGCGATGATCGACGGGGCCGGAGCGGTCGGCCTACGCAACTGGCGCGGCCTGTTGCTGCGCACCCGCACCGAACGCTGGGCGCGCGGCCTGATCGAGGACGTCCGCGCCGGGCGGCTGGTGATGACGGAGGGTGATGCGGAAAGCCGTGCCATCCACGCCATCGCAACCCACCGCGGTCTGGACGGCAACCGTCTGGACACGGTGACGGCGTCGGTGGAACTCATCAACATCCTCCGCCCGGTGGTGGCGATCGCCCAGTATGTGGTCTTCGCCGCCATGGCCCTGCACGAGCATCCCGAGCAACGGGCCGCACTCCAGGACGCCAGCCCGGAGGAGGTTGAACATTTCGTCCAGGAGGTCCGGCGTTTCTATCCCTTCTTCCCGCTGGTCGCAGGGCGCGTGCGCACGCCCTTCGACTGGCGCGGCCACCGCTTCGCGGAAGGGACCTGGGTGCTGCTGGATTTGTATGGCACCTGCCACGACCCGCGGATCTGGAACGATCCCGAGCGGTTCCGCCCCGAGCGCTTCCGCGGGCGCGAACCGGGCGCCTTCGCCCTCATCCCGCAAGGGGGCGGCGGCCACCTGCGCGGCCACCGCTGCGCCGGGGAGTGGATCACCATCGAGGTCGTGAAGACGGCGCTGCGCCTGCTGACCCGCGAGATGCGCTACAGCGTGCCGGCGCAGGATCTGGCGCTCGACCTGTCGCGCATGCCCGCGGTGCCGCGCAGCCGATTCGTCATCACGGATGTGGCGCCGCGCCGCAAAGCCGATGCGGTGCTGGACCCGCCGGTCGCGCTTTCCCGACGCGCGCATTGA
- a CDS encoding Rid family hydrolase, whose protein sequence is MTGTADAPERRWVFVPGTSGFDAERRTMAGDVEEQARQTLRNIRRTLRRSQADLSDVVRMRVYLADAADFPRVQPILAEEFRDRPPVGTTMVCPLADSRMKIEIEVTARC, encoded by the coding sequence GTGACGGGGACCGCGGACGCTCCGGAACGGCGGTGGGTCTTCGTGCCCGGCACCTCCGGTTTCGATGCGGAGCGCCGGACGATGGCCGGCGACGTGGAGGAACAGGCGCGCCAGACCTTGCGCAACATTCGCCGGACCCTGAGGCGGTCGCAGGCGGATTTGTCGGACGTGGTGCGGATGCGGGTCTATCTGGCCGATGCCGCCGACTTCCCGCGGGTTCAGCCGATCCTGGCGGAGGAATTCCGCGATCGCCCGCCCGTCGGCACGACCATGGTCTGCCCGCTGGCCGACTCGCGCATGAAGATCGAGATCGAGGTCACCGCGCGCTGTTGA
- a CDS encoding NnrU family protein, translating into MTGTIAHLSAAGLFLLLTHFGISSTPLRAALVGRLGEKPYLGLYSLVSALGFWWLVAAYNAAPHVPLWPPAGGLAWVPVLLVSVALFLLVAGLSTPNPTSVGQERLLTGDREPVRGILRVTRNPFLWGVGLWAVAHMVPNGDLASLILFGTLALLALGGSVLIDAKLARRLGAEWDRYAAHTSNLPFAAILAGRQSLVWKEIGWWRPAVALLLYGGLLHLHRMLFGVSPLPW; encoded by the coding sequence ATGACCGGGACCATCGCCCATCTGTCCGCCGCGGGGCTGTTCCTGCTGCTGACGCATTTCGGCATTTCGAGCACGCCGCTGCGCGCGGCGCTGGTCGGACGGCTGGGCGAGAAGCCCTATCTCGGCCTCTATTCGCTGGTCTCGGCGCTGGGCTTCTGGTGGCTGGTGGCGGCCTACAACGCGGCGCCCCATGTGCCGTTGTGGCCGCCCGCCGGCGGGCTGGCCTGGGTGCCGGTCCTGCTGGTGTCGGTGGCGCTGTTCCTGCTCGTCGCCGGCCTTTCCACCCCGAACCCGACCTCGGTCGGGCAGGAGAGGCTGCTGACCGGCGACCGGGAGCCGGTCCGCGGCATCCTTCGGGTGACGCGCAACCCGTTCCTGTGGGGCGTCGGGCTGTGGGCGGTCGCCCATATGGTGCCGAACGGCGATCTGGCCTCGCTGATCCTGTTCGGCACGCTTGCCCTGCTGGCGTTGGGCGGCAGCGTCCTGATCGACGCGAAGCTGGCGCGGCGGCTGGGGGCGGAGTGGGACCGCTACGCCGCGCACACCTCCAACCTGCCCTTCGCGGCGATCCTGGCCGGGCGCCAAAGCCTCGTCTGGAAGGAGATCGGCTGGTGGCGCCCGGCGGTGGCTCTGCTGCTCTATGGCGGTCTTCTGCACCTGCACCGGATGCTGTTCGGCGTGTCGCCGCTGCCCTGGTGA